The following coding sequences lie in one Deinococcus sp. YIM 134068 genomic window:
- the ptsG gene encoding glucose-specific PTS transporter subunit IIBC — MTATPSAPSVPAAPPPRKSAFAALQEIGKALMLPVAVLPAAGLLLGFGSAFNDPSYSWNASIPDWLQFIGTLMVGASNAIFGNLPIIFALGVAIGLAGGAGVAALAALVGFLVMNATMSAYLGLGDAEKFAQLGREQPGAYATVLGIPTLQTGVFGGIIMGLLSAFLYNRYKDIRLPAILGFFAGRRFVPIVTAASAIVLGIALTYLWPPVQLGLNAFSNVATEGAPVVASGIFGFINRLLIPFGLHHIWYQPFWFLAGEYTNPETGTVVRGDLTRYIAGDKSAGIFMTGFFPIMMFALPAAALAMVQEARPERRKVIAGIMVSAALTSFLTGITEPIEFAFMFVAPLLYVFHAAMTGLSFMVMNLLDSHSGFTFSGGAIDYFLLMPKSTRPWLVPIVGLAFAALYYVVFRAAIRRLNLMTPGREAVTTEDSATATVTPSGGDRPLALGILRALGGPSNIQNLDACITRLRVTVNDKARVNKGSLQVLGAAGVLEVGNSVQAVYGTRSDQIKEEMRRVIEEGAYTASDEPAAATVLTAPADAAPAPVPPPVDAAPVGPTPRPVPQTPLAGTSAGQPGLPADFALPLVGRVLPLSEVPDPVFSGKMMGDGFAIDPTVTSDAVVRAPFSGEVATLFPTGHAIGLRADNGLEILVHVGIDTVRLNGQGFTRLVAQGDRVTAGQPLLRVDLAGIKDRVPSLVTPVVFTNLADGQRVEVEGERVRLV, encoded by the coding sequence ATGACCGCGACTCCCTCCGCGCCCTCGGTTCCCGCCGCGCCGCCGCCGCGCAAGTCGGCCTTCGCGGCCCTTCAGGAGATCGGCAAGGCGCTGATGCTGCCCGTGGCCGTGCTGCCCGCCGCCGGGTTGCTGCTGGGCTTCGGGTCGGCCTTCAACGACCCCAGCTACTCGTGGAACGCCTCGATCCCCGACTGGCTCCAGTTCATCGGAACGTTGATGGTGGGCGCGTCCAACGCCATCTTCGGGAATCTGCCCATCATCTTCGCGCTCGGCGTCGCCATCGGGCTGGCGGGAGGGGCGGGGGTGGCCGCACTCGCCGCGCTGGTCGGCTTCCTCGTCATGAACGCGACGATGAGCGCGTACCTCGGGCTGGGTGACGCGGAGAAGTTCGCGCAGCTCGGCAGGGAGCAGCCGGGGGCCTACGCGACGGTCCTCGGCATCCCGACCCTGCAAACGGGCGTGTTCGGCGGCATCATCATGGGTCTCCTGTCGGCCTTCCTGTACAACCGCTACAAGGACATCCGCCTCCCCGCCATCCTGGGCTTCTTCGCGGGAAGGAGATTCGTGCCCATCGTGACGGCGGCGAGCGCCATCGTCCTCGGCATCGCCTTGACGTACCTGTGGCCGCCCGTGCAGCTCGGCCTCAACGCTTTCTCCAACGTGGCGACGGAGGGCGCGCCCGTCGTGGCGAGCGGCATCTTCGGGTTCATCAACCGCCTGCTGATCCCCTTCGGGCTGCACCACATCTGGTACCAGCCGTTCTGGTTCCTGGCGGGCGAGTACACCAACCCCGAGACGGGCACGGTCGTGCGCGGCGACCTGACGCGTTACATCGCGGGCGACAAGTCGGCGGGCATCTTCATGACGGGCTTTTTCCCCATCATGATGTTTGCGCTGCCCGCCGCCGCGCTGGCGATGGTGCAGGAGGCGCGGCCCGAACGGCGCAAGGTCATCGCGGGCATCATGGTGAGCGCCGCGCTGACGAGCTTCCTGACGGGGATCACCGAACCCATCGAGTTCGCGTTCATGTTCGTGGCCCCGCTGCTGTACGTCTTCCACGCGGCGATGACGGGCCTGAGCTTCATGGTCATGAACCTGCTGGACTCCCACAGCGGCTTCACCTTCAGCGGCGGGGCCATCGACTACTTCCTGCTGATGCCCAAGAGCACCCGGCCCTGGCTCGTGCCCATCGTCGGGCTGGCCTTCGCCGCCCTGTACTACGTGGTCTTCCGCGCGGCCATCCGCCGCCTGAACCTGATGACGCCGGGCCGCGAGGCCGTGACGACGGAAGACAGCGCCACCGCCACCGTCACCCCCAGCGGCGGCGACCGCCCCCTCGCGCTCGGCATCCTGCGGGCGCTGGGCGGGCCGAGCAACATCCAGAACCTCGACGCCTGCATCACCCGGTTGCGCGTCACCGTCAATGACAAGGCGCGGGTCAACAAGGGCAGCCTTCAGGTTCTGGGCGCGGCGGGCGTGCTGGAGGTCGGCAACAGCGTGCAGGCCGTCTACGGCACACGGAGCGACCAGATCAAGGAGGAGATGCGCCGCGTGATCGAGGAGGGCGCGTACACCGCGAGCGACGAACCCGCCGCCGCGACCGTCCTCACCGCGCCCGCCGACGCCGCGCCCGCACCCGTGCCGCCGCCCGTGGACGCGGCCCCGGTGGGACCCACACCCCGGCCCGTTCCCCAGACACCGCTGGCAGGAACGTCTGCCGGGCAGCCCGGCCTGCCCGCCGACTTCGCCCTGCCCCTCGTGGGCCGCGTGCTGCCGCTCTCCGAGGTGCCCGACCCCGTGTTCAGCGGCAAGATGATGGGCGACGGGTTCGCCATCGATCCCACGGTCACGTCCGACGCGGTGGTGCGCGCTCCCTTCTCCGGCGAGGTCGCCACCCTCTTTCCCACCGGGCACGCCATCGGGCTGCGGGCCGACAACGGGCTGGAAATCCTCGTCCACGTCGGCATAGACACGGTAAGGCTGAACGGGCAGGGCTTCACGCGGCTCGTCGCGCAGGGCGACCGGGTGACGGCGGGGCAGCCGCTCCTGCGCGTGGACCTGGCGGGCATCAAGGACCGGGTGCCGAGTCTCGTCACGCCCGTCGTGTTCACCAACCTCGCGGACGGGCAGCGGGTGGAGGTGGAGGGCGAGCGGGTGCGCCTGGTGTAA
- the nagA gene encoding N-acetylglucosamine-6-phosphate deacetylase, with protein MEARSLRGRLVLPGGVRPGEISFGKRIEAVTPGKGGEWFILPGFIDTHVHGGAGGDTMDGPDGVRTLARFHARHGTTTILPTTITNPWDRVLAALSGVREVMGEGVADGADIPGAHLEGPFISPGRLGAQPPNAVDPTPDLVAEVLGTGVVRAVTLAPELPGAVEAGLAFAEAGVRVGVGHTRADAEGVTAFLTTLSEADARTCATHLYNAMGGIEGRTPGPAGALLADPHVFLEVILDGIHVHETSFRLACAAAPGRVLLITDAMRAAGLGNGESELGGQPVTVRNGRATLRDGTIAGSLLTLDAALRNAVRAGISLPDASAMLSGVPARSLGLTDRGRLEGGLRADLVVLDAELNVIQVYVAGTPILEDTP; from the coding sequence GTGGAGGCAAGAAGCCTGCGCGGTCGCCTCGTCCTGCCCGGCGGGGTGAGGCCCGGTGAGATCAGCTTCGGCAAACGCATTGAGGCCGTCACGCCGGGGAAGGGCGGTGAGTGGTTCATCCTCCCCGGCTTCATCGACACGCACGTTCACGGCGGCGCGGGCGGAGACACGATGGACGGCCCCGATGGGGTGCGGACGCTCGCCCGCTTCCACGCGCGGCACGGGACGACGACCATCCTGCCGACAACTATTACGAATCCGTGGGACCGGGTGCTGGCGGCGCTCTCGGGCGTCCGTGAAGTGATGGGAGAAGGTGTGGCGGACGGTGCGGATATCCCCGGTGCCCATCTGGAGGGACCGTTCATCAGTCCGGGCAGACTGGGCGCGCAACCGCCGAACGCGGTGGACCCCACACCCGACCTCGTGGCGGAGGTGCTGGGAACAGGTGTGGTGCGCGCCGTGACGCTGGCCCCGGAACTGCCCGGCGCGGTGGAGGCGGGCTTGGCATTCGCGGAGGCGGGTGTACGCGTCGGCGTGGGGCATACGCGAGCGGACGCGGAGGGAGTGACGGCCTTTCTGACCACGCTCTCGGAGGCGGATGCCCGCACCTGCGCGACCCACCTCTACAACGCGATGGGCGGTATCGAGGGCCGCACTCCCGGCCCGGCGGGTGCCCTCCTCGCCGATCCGCACGTCTTCCTGGAAGTCATCCTCGACGGCATCCACGTCCACGAGACGAGCTTCCGCCTCGCCTGCGCCGCCGCACCGGGCCGGGTCCTGCTCATCACGGACGCCATGCGCGCCGCCGGGCTGGGGAACGGCGAGAGCGAACTCGGCGGGCAGCCCGTCACCGTGCGGAACGGGAGGGCAACCCTGAGAGACGGCACCATCGCCGGGAGCCTGCTGACGCTGGACGCGGCCCTGCGAAATGCCGTGCGCGCCGGAATCTCCCTCCCCGACGCGAGCGCCATGCTGAGTGGCGTGCCCGCCCGTTCCCTCGGCCTCACCGACCGGGGACGCCTGGAAGGTGGCCTGCGCGCCGATCTGGTCGTTTTGGACGCCGAGTTGAACGTTATTCAGGTCTACGTCGCCGGAACCCCAATATTGGAGGACACCCCATGA
- a CDS encoding SIS domain-containing protein, with protein sequence MTDPLMLREARETPQVVTRQLRENVEVSRALAAAIRERRPPYAVTVARGSSDHACTVLKYALETQLSLPVASLGPSVHTLYGARLDLRGALVIAVSQSGASPDVVENVRMAREGGATTVALVNVEGSDLAREAEFVLPLKCGEEKAVAATKSYLASLTAFLPVVADLAGDEGLGRALERLPDALERTLTLEDAARDLAERYRFADNLLLLARGLHFGVAQEAALKLKETCGIHAEAYSAAEFSHGPKRLLAEGVPLLGFASADAAAEATERAYADLRGSGADLRTLGPAAGSTLTTPQTGHPLTDPVPSALAFYLFAAHLALHRGLDPDTPPLLSKVTKTR encoded by the coding sequence ATGACCGACCCGCTGATGCTGCGAGAAGCCCGCGAGACGCCGCAAGTCGTCACCCGGCAACTGCGCGAGAACGTGGAGGTGAGCCGTGCCCTCGCCGCCGCCATCCGCGAGCGCCGTCCGCCCTACGCCGTGACCGTGGCGCGGGGCAGCAGCGACCACGCCTGCACGGTCCTCAAGTACGCGCTGGAGACGCAACTCTCGCTCCCCGTCGCCAGCCTCGGGCCGAGCGTCCACACCCTGTACGGCGCGCGGCTCGACCTGCGCGGGGCGCTGGTGATTGCCGTGTCGCAGTCCGGCGCGAGTCCCGACGTGGTGGAGAACGTCCGCATGGCCCGCGAGGGGGGCGCGACGACCGTCGCCCTCGTGAACGTGGAAGGCAGCGACCTCGCCCGCGAGGCGGAGTTCGTGCTGCCCCTGAAGTGCGGGGAGGAGAAGGCGGTCGCCGCCACCAAGAGCTACCTCGCCAGCCTGACCGCCTTCCTGCCCGTGGTGGCCGACCTCGCCGGGGACGAGGGGCTGGGCCGGGCGCTGGAGCGTCTGCCCGACGCGCTGGAGCGGACGCTGACGCTGGAGGACGCGGCCCGCGACCTCGCCGAACGCTACCGCTTCGCGGACAATCTGCTGCTGCTGGCGCGGGGCCTGCATTTCGGGGTCGCGCAGGAGGCGGCGCTGAAACTCAAGGAGACGTGCGGGATTCACGCCGAGGCGTACTCCGCCGCAGAGTTCAGCCACGGCCCCAAGCGATTGCTCGCCGAGGGGGTGCCGCTGCTGGGCTTCGCGTCCGCCGACGCCGCCGCCGAGGCGACCGAGCGGGCTTACGCGGACCTGCGGGGCAGCGGGGCCGACCTGCGGACGCTTGGCCCGGCGGCGGGAAGTACGCTGACCACGCCTCAGACTGGACATCCTCTCACCGACCCGGTGCCGAGTGCGCTCGCCTTCTACCTCTTCGCCGCGCACCTCGCGCTGCACCGTGGGCTGGACCCCGACACCCCGCCGCTGCTGAGCAAGGTGACGAAGACGCGGTGA
- a CDS encoding ribbon-helix-helix protein, CopG family — translation MGKSRFNLELGPGLDEVMSEMARDQGISKAEAVRRALTGYANLRRIVSPDEELVLRKRDRSGEEQRVIIL, via the coding sequence ATGGGCAAATCACGTTTCAACCTGGAACTCGGTCCCGGACTGGACGAGGTGATGAGCGAGATGGCCCGTGATCAGGGCATCAGTAAGGCCGAGGCGGTGCGGCGAGCTTTGACGGGTTATGCCAATCTGCGCCGGATCGTCTCGCCCGACGAGGAGCTGGTGCTTCGCAAGCGGGACCGGAGCGGCGAGGAGCAGAGGGTCATCATCCTTTGA
- a CDS encoding N-acetylglucosamine kinase, whose product MTPEESPRPPLTLGLDAGGSGTKWTLARRGVPVARGVVPPLTAALLGTGAGQQTLQTLADALPERPAAIHAGLPGLSAGSAAAHTAQNALAEALNLSPDRVSVEGDLDLAYRAHLTPGAGILLYAGTGSIAYHVTRAGEVVRAGGRGYRLGDDGGGFSLGRAALRWLTDRLDEGEVPASPLAAEISDVTGWLDWDTLRAFTYGMPGAAAIASLAPAVGRAADGGDRVALALLDEAARALADLARRVRGRVGPLPVTATGGALRVSPHFPALLARHLPGVTVRHRDHSEAAARVALGMLRENDVDLM is encoded by the coding sequence ATGACCCCGGAGGAGTCGCCCCGCCCTCCGCTCACCCTCGGGCTGGATGCGGGCGGCAGCGGGACGAAATGGACGCTGGCGCGAAGGGGCGTGCCCGTCGCCCGTGGGGTCGTCCCACCCCTGACCGCCGCGCTGCTGGGAACGGGGGCGGGACAGCAAACTCTTCAAACTCTGGCCGACGCCCTCCCCGAGCGTCCAGCGGCCATACACGCCGGCCTCCCCGGCCTGAGTGCGGGCAGTGCCGCCGCTCACACTGCACAGAACGCACTTGCCGAGGCCCTGAATCTCTCACCGGACCGGGTGAGCGTGGAGGGCGACCTCGACCTCGCCTACCGGGCGCATCTGACACCGGGCGCGGGCATCCTGCTCTATGCGGGTACGGGCAGCATCGCCTACCACGTCACGCGGGCTGGAGAGGTCGTGCGGGCGGGCGGGCGCGGCTACCGCCTCGGGGACGACGGCGGGGGCTTCAGCCTCGGGCGAGCGGCGCTCCGCTGGCTCACCGACCGGCTGGATGAGGGGGAGGTGCCCGCCTCCCCACTCGCCGCCGAGATCTCGGATGTGACGGGCTGGCTGGACTGGGACACCCTGCGCGCCTTTACCTACGGCATGCCGGGGGCCGCCGCCATCGCCTCCCTCGCGCCCGCCGTGGGCCGCGCCGCCGATGGGGGAGACCGGGTGGCTCTGGCCCTGCTGGACGAGGCCGCCCGTGCCCTCGCCGACCTCGCGCGCCGGGTGCGGGGGCGTGTCGGCCCGCTGCCCGTCACCGCAACGGGGGGGGCGCTGCGGGTCAGTCCCCACTTCCCTGCCCTCCTCGCCCGGCACCTGCCCGGCGTGACGGTGCGGCACCGCGACCACAGCGAGGCGGCGGCGCGGGTGGCGTTGGGGATGCTGCGGGAGAATGATGTCGACTTGATGTAA
- a CDS encoding sulfite exporter TauE/SafE family protein, producing MSFDPWQYALGTVAALLIGFSKTGVPGAGILVVPLMAQVFGARLSVGATLPLLLLGDCFAVAFYRRDADWAWLRRIAPWVTGGLFVGAVTLKVLGDLRLPSDPLGPVIGVLILAMLALTLLRGRLGDRLRPHSPTGTVLTGVLAGFSTMVSNAAGPVMAIFMTAAGLPKERLLGTSAWTFLIFNLAKVPLLLLLTADNPAEPLFTPETFLFGLTLVPALGLGALVGRVLLPFIPERGFSLLVLGLSAVAAVRLIV from the coding sequence ATGTCCTTCGACCCCTGGCAGTACGCGCTGGGCACCGTGGCCGCCCTCCTGATCGGCTTTTCCAAGACGGGCGTGCCGGGGGCGGGCATCCTCGTCGTGCCGCTGATGGCGCAGGTGTTCGGCGCGCGGCTGTCTGTGGGGGCGACGCTACCGCTGCTGCTGCTCGGGGACTGCTTCGCGGTGGCCTTTTACCGCCGGGACGCGGACTGGGCGTGGCTGCGCCGCATCGCCCCGTGGGTGACGGGCGGGCTGTTCGTCGGGGCCGTCACCCTCAAGGTGCTCGGCGACCTGCGCCTCCCGTCGGACCCCCTCGGCCCGGTCATCGGCGTGCTCATCCTCGCCATGCTCGCCCTGACGCTGCTGCGCGGGAGGCTGGGCGACCGGCTGCGGCCCCACTCGCCCACGGGAACGGTGCTGACGGGCGTGCTGGCGGGCTTCTCCACGATGGTGTCGAACGCGGCGGGGCCGGTCATGGCGATCTTCATGACGGCGGCGGGGCTGCCGAAGGAGCGGCTGCTGGGCACGTCGGCCTGGACCTTCCTCATCTTCAATCTGGCGAAAGTGCCCCTGTTGCTGCTGCTCACGGCAGACAACCCCGCCGAGCCACTCTTCACCCCCGAGACGTTCCTCTTCGGTCTGACGCTCGTGCCCGCCCTGGGACTGGGGGCGCTCGTCGGGCGAGTCCTGCTGCCGTTCATCCCCGAGCGGGGCTTCAGCCTGCTCGTGCTGGGGCTGTCGGCGGTGGCGGCGGTGCGGCTGATCGTGTGA
- a CDS encoding family 10 glycosylhydrolase yields MKTALLSALLSLSVAAAQTTPTPAPTAPAPIPANAPLELRGLWVDAFGPGLKTPAEVDQLIADARAMNVNVLFAQVGRRGDCYCLKAAMPPTDDPAVLAGFDPLADLITKGHAAGLQVHAWIITTAIWNSTTPPTSPAHAFNAHGPDKAGRDNWMMVKADATLKAGNDWLLDPGHPDAAEYIKDMYVSVVQNYDVDGIQFDRVRYPDFNPVGGPSQWGYNETALARFRAETGATGTPAPEDRAWSEWRRTQITNLVRDTALAVKAVKPDVSVNAATITYTVGPTTDDAFTTTRTYNEVLQDWLTWVREGYLDLNVMMNYKRDFVPEQAGWFNTWAAYAAGLKVRSPGVGQVSGASIYLNDQDSTLDQIRKARTLGLGWAGYSYRTPDADVNAGKRTTAEVLPELIARIAGPGGPFETPARWTRPDPSALRALRGTLTTAGTAPLGGRTVRLLGESGEEVARTTTNGVGGYGFLRVPERAVRVEVGGVTGELVTAEAGRVTELAALTVP; encoded by the coding sequence ATGAAAACCGCTCTCCTGTCCGCCCTGCTGAGCCTGTCCGTCGCCGCCGCTCAGACGACGCCCACGCCCGCTCCGACTGCACCCGCACCTATTCCGGCCAACGCGCCGCTGGAACTGCGCGGCCTGTGGGTGGACGCCTTCGGTCCCGGCCTCAAGACGCCCGCCGAGGTGGACCAGCTCATCGCCGACGCCCGCGCGATGAACGTCAACGTCCTCTTCGCGCAGGTGGGCCGCCGGGGCGACTGCTACTGCCTGAAGGCCGCCATGCCGCCGACGGACGACCCCGCCGTGCTCGCCGGATTTGACCCACTCGCCGACCTCATCACGAAGGGGCACGCGGCGGGCCTTCAGGTCCACGCCTGGATCATCACGACGGCGATCTGGAACTCCACGACACCGCCGACCAGCCCCGCCCACGCCTTCAACGCGCACGGCCCGGACAAGGCGGGGCGCGACAACTGGATGATGGTGAAGGCCGACGCCACCCTCAAGGCGGGGAACGACTGGCTCCTCGACCCCGGCCACCCCGACGCCGCCGAATACATCAAGGACATGTATGTGTCCGTCGTGCAGAATTACGACGTGGACGGCATTCAGTTCGACCGGGTGCGTTACCCGGACTTCAACCCGGTGGGCGGGCCGTCCCAGTGGGGCTACAACGAGACGGCGCTCGCCCGCTTCCGCGCGGAGACGGGAGCGACGGGCACACCCGCCCCGGAGGACCGCGCGTGGTCGGAGTGGCGACGCACCCAGATCACGAACCTCGTGCGCGACACGGCGCTGGCGGTGAAGGCCGTCAAGCCCGACGTGAGCGTCAACGCCGCGACCATCACCTACACGGTGGGGCCGACGACCGACGACGCCTTCACGACGACCCGGACCTACAACGAGGTCTTGCAGGACTGGCTGACCTGGGTGCGCGAGGGCTACCTCGACCTCAACGTGATGATGAACTACAAGCGCGACTTCGTGCCCGAGCAGGCGGGGTGGTTCAACACCTGGGCGGCCTACGCGGCGGGATTGAAGGTGCGCTCGCCGGGGGTCGGGCAGGTGAGCGGGGCGTCCATCTACCTCAACGATCAGGACAGCACGCTCGACCAGATTCGCAAGGCCCGCACGCTCGGCCTGGGCTGGGCCGGGTACTCCTACCGCACGCCCGACGCCGACGTGAACGCCGGGAAGCGCACGACCGCCGAGGTGCTGCCCGAACTCATCGCCAGGATCGCCGGGCCGGGCGGCCCCTTCGAGACCCCCGCCCGCTGGACCCGCCCCGACCCCTCGGCGCTGCGGGCGCTGCGCGGCACGCTGACGACGGCGGGCACGGCCCCTCTCGGCGGGCGGACGGTGCGCCTCCTGGGCGAGTCGGGCGAGGAGGTCGCCCGCACGACGACGAACGGGGTGGGCGGCTACGGCTTCCTGCGCGTGCCGGAGCGGGCCGTGCGGGTGGAGGTGGGCGGGGTGACGGGCGAGCTGGTGACGGCGGAGGCGGGCCGGGTGACGGAGCTGGCGGCGCTGACGGTGCCCTGA
- a CDS encoding ABC transporter permease: MTALPTTPTPVTPSPWALAWRRYRKSRLGVVGGWLLLVLYGLALFSPFLAPYGITTQHEEASYQPPQRVHIVHEGQLRSPFVYGFKQERDPVTFARKNVEDRQNPVPIRLFVRGDEYRLLGLRSNIHLFGVPEGNTFFPLGTDQLGRDLLSRTLVGGQVSLTVGVIGVLISFAIGIVLGGVSGYYGGWIDNLIQRTVEVLLSFPRLPILLALSTLIPARWPSTWVYVGIVAVLSLIGWAGLARVVRGQVLAARGVEYVTAAQAIGARDLRVILRHITPNLSSFLVVTATLALPGYILGESALSFLGLGIKEPMTSWGLLLKDAQNFQTLRLYPWLLIPGLFIFLAVLAFNFFGDALRDAADTQSRG; the protein is encoded by the coding sequence ATGACCGCCCTCCCCACCACCCCCACTCCCGTCACCCCCTCCCCGTGGGCGCTCGCGTGGCGGCGCTACCGCAAGTCACGGCTCGGTGTAGTCGGCGGGTGGCTGCTGCTGGTGCTGTACGGGCTGGCGCTGTTCTCTCCCTTCCTCGCGCCCTACGGCATCACCACGCAGCACGAGGAGGCGAGTTACCAGCCGCCGCAACGGGTCCACATCGTCCACGAGGGGCAACTCCGCTCTCCCTTCGTCTACGGTTTCAAGCAGGAACGCGACCCGGTGACGTTTGCCCGCAAGAACGTGGAGGACCGGCAGAACCCCGTGCCCATCCGCCTCTTCGTGCGTGGCGACGAATACCGCCTGCTCGGCCTGCGCTCCAACATCCACCTCTTCGGGGTGCCGGAAGGGAACACCTTCTTCCCGCTCGGCACCGACCAACTGGGGCGCGACCTGCTCTCCCGGACGCTCGTGGGCGGACAGGTCAGCCTGACGGTGGGCGTGATCGGCGTGCTGATCTCGTTCGCCATCGGCATCGTTCTGGGCGGCGTCAGCGGCTATTACGGCGGCTGGATCGACAACCTGATTCAACGGACGGTGGAGGTGCTGCTCTCCTTTCCGCGCCTGCCCATCCTGCTCGCTCTCTCCACGCTCATCCCCGCGCGGTGGCCGAGTACGTGGGTGTACGTGGGCATCGTGGCGGTGCTGTCCCTGATCGGGTGGGCGGGGCTGGCGCGGGTGGTGCGGGGGCAGGTGCTCGCCGCGCGGGGGGTGGAGTACGTCACCGCCGCGCAGGCCATCGGTGCCCGCGACCTGCGGGTGATCCTGCGGCACATCACGCCCAACCTGAGTTCCTTCCTGGTGGTGACGGCCACACTCGCGCTGCCGGGCTACATCCTGGGAGAGAGCGCCCTGAGCTTCCTGGGGCTGGGCATCAAGGAGCCGATGACCTCGTGGGGTCTCCTGCTCAAGGACGCGCAGAACTTCCAGACGCTGCGGCTCTATCCGTGGCTGCTGATTCCGGGCCTGTTCATCTTCCTGGCGGTGCTCGCCTTTAACTTCTTCGGGGACGCGCTGCGGGATGCGGCGGACACGCAAAGTCGGGGGTAG
- a CDS encoding ABC transporter permease, whose product MLTYTLRRLLGMIPTLLVISAVCFTVIQLQPGSFTDQYLEDPRFSRETAEAISRQLGLDQPAIVQYGRWLWGVVTRFDFGYSFLQNRPVVSVIGDLMGWTIFISVITLVFTWIVAVPLGLYTAFNRHGLAASVANFLGYIGLAIPDFLAALLLVALVLQFGGTNVGGLFSPDYIDAPWSWARVLDLLNHLWIPILAIGLEGVAGLMRQMRASTLDVLSQDYIRTARAKGLPQNRVVWRHAVRNAINPLISLAGLSLPTLISGTIIISIVLNLPTIGPLLYDSLINKDQYTALTLLMLSAFLLLVGNLLADLALAWADPRVRYA is encoded by the coding sequence ATGCTGACCTACACCCTCCGCCGACTTCTCGGCATGATTCCCACCCTGCTCGTCATCAGCGCCGTGTGCTTCACGGTGATCCAGCTTCAGCCGGGCAGCTTCACCGACCAGTATCTGGAGGACCCGCGCTTCTCCCGCGAGACGGCGGAGGCGATCAGCCGTCAGCTCGGGCTGGATCAACCCGCCATCGTGCAGTACGGGCGGTGGTTGTGGGGCGTCGTCACCCGGTTCGACTTCGGGTACTCGTTCCTGCAAAACCGCCCGGTCGTCAGCGTCATTGGAGACCTGATGGGCTGGACGATCTTCATCAGCGTCATTACGTTGGTGTTCACATGGATCGTCGCCGTGCCGCTGGGGCTGTACACGGCCTTCAACCGTCACGGCCTCGCGGCGAGCGTGGCGAACTTCCTCGGCTACATCGGCCTCGCCATCCCCGACTTCCTCGCGGCGCTGCTGCTGGTCGCGCTCGTGCTGCAATTCGGGGGGACGAACGTGGGCGGCCTCTTCAGCCCGGACTACATCGACGCGCCGTGGTCGTGGGCGCGGGTGCTGGACCTCCTCAACCACCTGTGGATTCCGATTCTCGCCATCGGGCTGGAGGGCGTCGCGGGCCTGATGCGCCAGATGCGCGCCTCCACGCTCGACGTGCTGAGCCAGGATTACATCCGCACGGCGCGGGCGAAGGGGCTGCCGCAAAACCGCGTGGTGTGGCGTCACGCCGTCCGCAACGCGATCAATCCCCTCATCAGCCTCGCGGGGCTGAGCCTGCCCACCCTCATCAGCGGCACCATCATCATCTCCATCGTCCTCAATCTCCCGACCATCGGCCCGCTGCTGTACGACAGCCTGATCAACAAGGACCAGTACACGGCGTTGACTCTGCTGATGCTGAGCGCGTTCCTGCTCCTCGTGGGCAACCTGCTGGCCGACCTCGCGCTGGCGTGGGCGGACCCGCGCGTGAGGTATGCGTGA